The genomic window CCCCTGCTGACCGCGTTCCCGGGCCAAGTCTTGGGCAGCTTCACGCAAAATTGCGCGTGCCTCAATCTCTTGCAAATATGTGTTAAACATTCTATATTTCCTTGTGAAACGCGGCGGACGTGCGCTAACACGTCCACCGCTAAGAGAGGTAAGGTTACAGCGTCGCGGCCACGGGATCATTCCTGTGGCCGTCGGCGTTTGGGGAGAAAATCGCCGGGCATTGCTCTTGAGCCAGCTTGGCTAGCCAGTCCTTGATTACCGCGACGGGGAACATCCGGCATTTGCCAATTTTGGCATGGGGGATGACCCCGCGCTTGCACCAGCGTTCGATTGTCGCGGGGCTGACCGCAATCAGTTCGGCTAGATCGAC from Pirellulales bacterium includes these protein-coding regions:
- a CDS encoding helix-turn-helix domain-containing protein is translated as MNATPSQVRDPQLHLARINAVDCEKLAVDAVDLAELIAVSPATIERWCKRGVIPHAKIGKCRMFPVAVIKDWLAKLAQEQCPAIFSPNADGHRNDPVAATL